One window from the genome of Phycisphaerae bacterium encodes:
- the pyk gene encoding pyruvate kinase produces MPKRRTKIVCTIGPASQSPQVMRGLIQAGMNVARLNFSHGSHQDHARTVSTLRSVSAELGTRVAILQDLSGPKMRIGTIAGDEAELKARQRFTLTSRDIPGDGRAVSVNTPELIESLEPDDRILLADGELELRVRKVAGGEAECEVVAGGLLRSKKGITAPGVKLRRTVPTEKDLTDLEFGIAQEVDWVAQSFVRTPEELQRLKSIIRDRKADIPVIVKLEKREAAERFREIIDAADGVMVARGDLGLEVGLKEIPYLQKQIIRYATQVGKPDITATQMLESMIANPRPTRAEATDIANAVFDGTDAVMLSGETAIGKYPVEACRTMAEIAAAAEEHIDYVEQFRTNPLIPGADIQEAIGHAASDTALRIGASMIICCTRSGKTAATVAKYRPHARIAVASPFEKTLLRTILFWGTRPIKMELAHDTDRMIDEAKQAVLKAGLAQKGEKVVIVAGIPIDEPGTTNMIKADVL; encoded by the coding sequence ATGCCGAAACGACGGACGAAGATCGTATGCACCATCGGACCGGCCAGCCAATCGCCGCAGGTCATGCGGGGGCTGATCCAGGCCGGAATGAACGTGGCCCGGCTCAACTTCTCCCACGGCAGCCACCAGGACCACGCCCGGACCGTCTCGACCCTCCGGTCGGTCTCAGCCGAACTGGGAACACGGGTGGCCATCCTCCAGGATCTCTCGGGGCCCAAAATGCGGATCGGAACGATCGCCGGCGACGAGGCTGAACTCAAGGCCAGACAACGGTTTACACTCACCAGCCGCGACATCCCCGGCGATGGCCGGGCGGTCTCGGTCAACACACCGGAGCTGATCGAGAGCCTCGAACCGGACGATCGGATCCTCTTGGCCGACGGCGAACTGGAGTTGCGGGTGCGGAAGGTCGCCGGCGGCGAAGCCGAGTGCGAAGTGGTGGCCGGCGGCCTGCTCCGGTCGAAAAAAGGGATCACCGCTCCGGGCGTCAAGCTCCGCCGGACCGTGCCGACGGAAAAGGACCTGACGGACCTGGAGTTCGGAATCGCCCAGGAGGTGGACTGGGTGGCCCAGTCGTTCGTCCGCACGCCGGAAGAGCTGCAGCGGCTCAAGTCGATCATCCGCGACCGCAAAGCCGACATCCCGGTGATCGTCAAACTGGAAAAACGGGAGGCAGCCGAGCGGTTTCGAGAGATCATCGACGCCGCCGACGGCGTGATGGTGGCCCGTGGCGATCTGGGCCTCGAGGTCGGCCTCAAGGAAATTCCCTACCTGCAGAAGCAGATCATCCGCTACGCGACACAGGTGGGCAAACCGGACATCACCGCCACCCAGATGCTCGAGTCGATGATCGCCAATCCGCGTCCGACCCGGGCCGAGGCCACCGACATCGCCAACGCCGTCTTCGACGGCACCGACGCTGTCATGCTCTCGGGCGAAACCGCGATCGGCAAGTATCCGGTCGAGGCGTGCCGCACCATGGCCGAAATCGCCGCCGCGGCTGAGGAACACATCGACTACGTCGAGCAGTTCCGGACCAACCCGTTGATCCCGGGAGCAGACATTCAGGAGGCCATCGGCCACGCCGCCAGCGACACCGCCCTGCGCATCGGCGCGTCGATGATCATCTGCTGCACCCGGTCGGGCAAGACGGCGGCGACGGTGGCGAAGTATCGCCCGCACGCCCGCATCGCGGTTGCAAGCCCTTTCGAAAAGACGCTGTTGCGGACGATCCTTTTCTGGGGCACCCGCCCGATCAAGATGGAACTGGCCCACGACACCGACCGGATGATCGATGAGGCCAAGCAGGCCGTCCTGAAGGCGGGACTGGCCCAGAAGGGCGAAAAGGTGGTGATCGTCGCCGGCATCCCGATCGACGAACCGGGCACCACCAACATGATCAAGGCGGACGTGCTCTGA
- a CDS encoding YbaK/EbsC family protein produces MPVRKLKEFLDEHDVRYVSVSHSPAYTAQEIAASAHIPGREVAKTVMVKIDGQLAMVVLPATRQVDFSLLKDVTGAQNVELADEQEFKDAFPQCEPGAMPPFGNLWDVKVFVMDDLAEDEEISFNAGSHTELIRIRYDDFERLVNPVVLATVK; encoded by the coding sequence ATGCCTGTACGGAAGCTGAAGGAGTTTCTTGACGAGCACGACGTGCGCTACGTGTCGGTGAGCCATTCGCCGGCCTACACGGCTCAGGAGATCGCCGCTTCGGCCCACATTCCCGGCAGGGAAGTGGCCAAGACGGTGATGGTCAAGATTGACGGTCAGTTGGCCATGGTGGTGTTGCCAGCCACTCGACAGGTCGACTTCTCGCTCCTGAAGGACGTGACCGGGGCTCAGAATGTGGAACTAGCCGACGAGCAGGAGTTCAAAGACGCCTTTCCCCAGTGCGAACCCGGGGCGATGCCGCCGTTCGGGAATCTCTGGGACGTGAAGGTGTTCGTGATGGACGACCTGGCGGAGGACGAGGAGATCTCGTTCAACGCCGGGTCGCACACCGAGTTGATCCGCATACGCTACGACGACTTCGAGCGCCTGGTCAACCCGGTGGTTCTGGCCACGGTCAAATAG